TTGTAAGTCTGTAGGTCCTTAAGTTCCATTTTCTTTTCACAGGACTGTAAAAGAATGTCCAAAAACTGAAGCCAAACTGCGCTCTTGGCCTAAatcacaaatttaaaaaatatacataaaattttatgagTAAATATAGTGAACAAAAGGGTACAGGACTAGTTTCTATCTTTTGTGAGAGTTTTTTTGAAAGCGTTTCACAATCTTTCAAACATTTGAGCTCAATTTGAGAATAGGGATCAGCAAGTGCTAAATGTGTGTCAAAATGTGGTTTAAAAGTACCCATTTGCTTTATATTAGttgagaataaattatccgACGATTCATCCTTAACTTTGCTATATCCAGCAAACAAATCATTTGTAAAATGAAGATCAGAATCCTCACTTAACCTGAaggtttaaattaatgtaaaaataaaaaaataatgtaaaacAAACTTCTGTGATTTTAATCTGTCTGATATTTCGTCTAGGTTGTTGTCATTTTCAGGTGCTAAACTGAAATTAGTTGAATGAAAAATAGAGAAAtgtaaaatgaaaaattaccGAAAACATCGTCGTCGGAATCCTTGTAAGAATCCCAGTGGTCGAGGTCGTCGcccatttattatataatggAATAAATCTGTTTAGAATTCTTTTGgggtttaaaaaataataaaaaatatgttaatttattaatgtacattgaacattattaataatatgatTGATAAAGAAGTATATTTTTGCGGATGGGGATCACtcaacattaaaatataaattgtaacaatatatatttgttaattttgtagtttatatatttaaaatttatttattctgCAAGGTAGTTTGTACTACTTTGTCAGtaatatttagttttttatttaattaatgccagtgtgttaaattattctgtAACTTATCCCAATGAACTTTATAAAGCTCTTAATTCTTCATTTCTGTCCAATTAACCTCTTCCGGTTGAATATGCACGAGAAGTACCCTCATATCTTCAAGTTCTCCTTGATAGAAGTCTTCAACAAGGCTTTGGCCAAGGATGAAAAGGGATACAACGTTAAGTTTCGGGAATTCTACGAGATTCCAGATAAAGATGATGTTCATAtctttaattattatcGCTTtgaacattattttaaccatAATCTCAAGGACAAGGAGTTGTCGTACTCTACTTTGATTCAGATGAATAAACATGGCTGCGTCTATAAAACTGACGTTCCAGTTTACAGAGCACTTAACTTATTTGTGGAAGGGAAAGTCTTGGAACACCACTACCTATAtcatactattataattatcataGTCACAACTGTAAGTCCATCGCTTACCACCTGTTAAATACCATTTATatcataatataataattatttcagTTATCATGTTTGCTGAGTTCCGTTCAAATATCCAAGAATAGAGGtctacaatttttattcacGTCTCTGGTCATCATAGTTCCGCACCTATTTGTTATGTACCTATTAAACGGAATATACGTGGCACTTGTGACTGTCCTACTGTAAGATttctattaattttaaccatttcaactaatttaaactattatttttatttcaaattgtttaaattacttttttTGAGATGATTCATAGGTTTTCATacttttttgtaaaatatatatggAAAAAGTCTTGGAAAAATTCTATTGACGACTATGAAAGAAACGGGTAACTTTGTGAAACTAAAGTTGTTCATCAGATTTGTACCATACGTTCACTTTTCAAGAGGATCCCTAATAGTTGCGATTATTATAGGTACATTACTATTcaaattactatattacacataatTGTAGTCATCTAGTTTGTAATAATGCtttaatacatttttagCAATTCTTGCCGTTGATAACATATCATTTAACCAATTCATGAGGAAAACATACTATGATGGATTCAGCGCAGTATGTTACGCGTTCTGCTTATAAACTTTTCAGATGGACATTGGGGCTGGGTTCTTTATAGCACAAACGGGCGCATCAATCGCTTTAAGTAGACGTAAGTCTCAAAttcttaatttatcatacattaaatttaggtCAAAAGACCCTCTGGACTATTATTAAGAAGAACATCATCATTTTAGTAATTGCAGTTGTACGAACGATATCTGTTGCACTACTGGGCTACGGTGTGGATGAAAGGGAATACGGTATACATTGGAACTTTTTCTATACACTTGCAATCACAAGAattggtaattttaattaaatctaTGTTGATTTAGCCGTGGATATTATTAATCAATATTGCCACGAATATGTTAAGTACGCATTGCCATTCCTGATTTCAATAGTGTACGAGATTATCCTCGTTTCAACAGGAGCAATCAACAAGTTGCCCAATTTAGATCGCTCAAGTtggttttaaaattaattaacctaatgaataaatgaattaatGCTGTTTTAGACTTTATATACGCCAACAGAGAAGGTCTTTTGAGCATCCCAAACTCTATTAGTGCTTCGCTGTTTGTTTTATTAGTGACCAAAGCGTCAATTTACTATTACAAAAGAGggaaaatattcaaaacATTAATATCATACTTCTTGTAAGTTCACCATAAACCGCCTttaattcataatttagCTCTTGTTTTCTCTTTTTCACCGTAGCCAACGTTCTCTACTTTGCAAAGTTAAAGTCATCAAGATCTCTGGTAATCTATTAGcactaaataataatcggctttttgttcattttaatttagggCAATTTCCGCTACTTGATGTACGTAATGTTCTTATACACCTTTGGACTCGGTTCTGTGGTTTCATTTGAGATTGTTTACCGTGagtatttatataaaattacttttttatctttttcataatttttcacaaaattttcataattctCATGATATGTTAGCGAGGTACAAGGAGAATGATCTCATCAACACTATCGGAAGATATCCGCTGGTGGTTTATCTCGTTGCAAATCTCATTACAGGATTTGTCAACATGATTTTTAAACCCTACCTCATGCCACTCCCCCTCTTCATCATTATCCTCTTTGTTTACTTCTACCTCTCAATATCCCCCGCATACTTCTTCAAGAAGATGAAATTTAAGTCTATGTCCCAAtggatttaatattttggTACCACGCAccttaatatactatatgtTATACTGTGGTATATGAATATTAGTGCTAGTATATGTATTACTGCTGTGTATACATgattgtatattatattatgtataatacatgtattatacaatgtatagtataagatgtataatttaatatgCTTAACAGCATACTTAGTATAccatttaaatattatgaattaAGTTAAAAGTTAGTTAATTTGCTTGAAATAAGGGATTGTACAAATTTGATGGAGTCCTGCTTGTTGAATTTATGAAGTTCCTCTAAATTCAAGGCTTGATGATTAACAAAGGAGTTGAATTTCTCAAACACCTAAGGTATAATTGGAAGtgaatatgtaaaaataaatatgaacAAACCTTGTTCTCAAAGTCAGTTAGAAATGATTCGTCAACTTCATAATTGTAACACAGGTCCTGCTTGAGAAGCCGGTGGTTAACCACCCTCTCATCTTTGGGATTGCTTCTAAGGGTCTGGTTAGTCTCAGAAAACTCGTTTCTATGGGCTGGCGTAGACCAGTACTCATCTCTACTATTGTGATGGTACTCCTTAAGGGCAAACTAAACAATAGTGTATATTGATGATGATATACCTTAACAGTGTTTTTTAAATCCTGTTCATACTTAAGGCATGCATTATAGGCAGTTGAATAAGCTTTTTGACACTCCTCTTTACACCTTTTCTGTTCATCCCTAGCTGCATTAACAGCATCGATAGCAAGTTGTCGATATTTTCTAATCgattaattaattgtagTGATAttgaattattaaaataagaaATTTATGGTTAATACCTTACAAGCTGTTCCACTTGAACCATAAGGTTCTTCTTATATTCAGAGTCATTTTGGGATTTAAGATTGCCAAACTCATCATTTGTAGAGTTTAAATAAGTGTTATTTCTCCCATAATGactaaaaatacaaaataaattattaaaatcgCTTACTGAGAAGTGACAAGGCTAGTTCCCCTAACCTATAAACCATTTTGTAGGTAGGAATAAATGTATAAACCATGTTATAAAACATATTAATacatgtataataaaagtataaatatgttgCTAGTAATACCTTGGGGTTTCGGTTATTAGTTCTTACATTTGAAAGGTTATAGTCCCTTGGAGTATGGTGATCCCTAGATTTAGAGTATAATGATTTATCAGATAGAGGTTTGGAAGCCTTTATTGCAACAAAACCTCCTTTAAGTTCCTTCACTGCACTCCGATCGAAGGACATCAGTGAATTTTTCACTGAATTGCATGGCCTAAAGTTTGATTGACTGTTAGTAAAGTCGAGAAACAGATTACTGGACTCAAGATTATCCTCCAAATGGTTTTTTGGAGTGTTCGGAAACTCAGTTTTTAAACCATTACCGCACCTTACCCATCCTTCAGGTAACTTTTCATCTTCATTATTCATATTCAATAAAACATCAGGTTCGCTGTCATCTTTATCCTGATATTCAGTATCAATCTTATCATCAAAATTACCGTCTTTAGTGTTGAAATTAGTATCATCACTAGTGTCATTTTTAGTATCATAAGCATTCTCAAAAGTAGGATAATCCTTAGCATCAAAATTAGTATCATAATTATTCTCAAAATTGGTATCATTTTTAGTGGCAAAACTGGTATGATTCTCAACATGTTGGTGTTGATGTGAATTTAGGTTACACATTAGGAGATTTGAAGAATTATCAAGATTAGAATCATTTTTAGGATTTACGTTAAAGTTTTCAGGAACTTGTCCGGATTCGTCAAATTCATTATATAAAGATGAATCTGAGCCCATAGTTGAAAAGTCAGCCTCGTAAACGTCTTGGTCGGAGGCTGATTTTGATTCATTTCCCTTTAAATTACCGGGGAATTCTTGTAAATTTTGAGAATCATCTGACACTGGGAAATTTGTCACATTATTACTCTCCTTTTGTCTGACTGTATCCACTTCCAGCTCCATTTTAGAAATCAATTACACATCAGGTTGAAAAATCGATCATATAAATAGAATTAAAAgtattttctaaaataGGGTTTGAAGAAAGAAAAATTCATCTTAAGGTGaaaatataacaatttaattataGGGTACTAAGAATACAAAGGTTTATAAATGATCAATTATTACCAacttatatataaaattttaattaataataaatgtgtaatttttatatgttaaaaattcacaatatttaaaaatttagagtggctattttttaaaaactttgTTTAGTAGCTTTTGAACTTTGTACCAAGGTACCAGGAACCATTTGTTTGATTCTTTGAGCATAAGTTCAGTTCTTTTCTCCAGTTTGAAAGTTGGTGGAACAAATTCAAGGGTATATCCCCAAAATGGTTCTGAACTGTGTACCTTTTTGTAAATCTTCTCAAGGCTTGTGACTCTCAGTTCAGGCCTGAATGGAGGTGAGTTTGACCAGAACTTGTAAGTTTTACCAGTTTTTTCATCCTTATAACTGTACCCCTTACTCCATCTGACATTTTTGTAGAACTCCTTGGCCTCAGTTGGAGtgaaaaatactaaaaGCCTGTCACCTTTGTTGAACCTATCCAGTTTATCACTTTCTTCACTTCCTCCCTTTTTATCCGATTTAGTTGTGACGTAAATGGGAGGATTAGTGGTGAACACTGGTGTCCCGTGGAACGAGTTACCGCCCTGGTTAGTGGCGTAGACTAGAGATTCTGATGGTGGAATCAGGATATGAACAGTTTTATCATCGAGATAGAAGCTAAGTCCGGGCTCAAATGCTTCTAGAACCTCATTTAACTTCATTTTTGAGAGTTTTGCCTCCTTTTCCTGCTTATTCAGCTCCAATACGTAGTTAGAGCAGGCGTTCGGATCCATGAAAACCTCAACTGCGTTTGGGAGGTTTGCGTTCAGTTCATCCACATTGTACTTCCAGTCTTCTTTGCACTCTTCTTGAGTGAATAATGAAAGGAAGTCTCCAacaagtgtaaaatagtttgGTCTCTTCACTTTAaataacacatttgaaGTAAGCTTGGGCCTACTAGGTTTATTTGTCTCATCCGGGTAGTATGATAACACTGGTGAATTTGAATAGTCTACAGCGTAGTACAAGTCAACCTCCTCGAATTGTAAATCCAGTTCTATCACTCCTTTTATACGCTCACAGTTATCAAGAAAACTAGATAAAATAGTAGCATAAGAGCCATTTGGGAATCTTTTGCCAAGTGGTACTAATCTTCctagtttaaatttaaaattattattttctccattttttaaattattcttttCTTTATTTGAAGTAATGTTTGGTTTATTTTCAGGTGTTACATCAGCCTTTCTATGTTTTGGTACGAAATTAGGCTTGTTAGATACAGGAAGGACCGTTCTGTTGTGTATGATTGCTAGTGGCGGTAGCTTATGTGTTCTATTACATCTTGGTGATGTTGTctctgaaaaattaatagaatCAAACAGGATTAATAGAAATATTAATCCCGAATCCAGTCcaaacattattataaatatacttcCAAGTTGGATTCCACACACCACAAACGTCCTTAAACACACACTAAACTAATCCTGGAGTATAATACTCTGGTTAAGTAAatagaaataaaaaattagtaCTTATAATCTTCATGTTTGTATGGACCGTCTTTATCAATTCCTAGAAATTCACATTGTCTGTCTGTTAGGACTGTAAGTTTAGCGCCAATGGCTTCCAAATGATACCTTGCTACCATTTCATCCAGTTTTTTAGGCATtttgtgtattttattatcgAATGTATCCTTATTTTCCAAAAGCTGGGAAAGAGCGAAAAACTGTGTGGTAAAGGACATTGACATGACTAGCGAGGGGTGGCCATTAGCGCAACCCAAGTTATACAATCTTCCGTAGGAAAGGATAATTACTCCCTTGTTAAGGTCCTTAAACTTATAGTGGTGTACGTTTTTCCTAACTTCAGTAATCTCCAAGTGTGGGTCCTTAAGTATTTCATGGATTAATATTTCCCTATCTCCTTGTCCAATATTGCCCAAAATAGCTCCATCTTTCATTCTCCTAACATGGTGAAGTCTTATAACCTCAATACATCCAGTTGCTGTAACAAATATATCTGCTGTTTCAACCACATCTTCCAGAAGGACCACCTGGTAACCGTCCATAACACATTGGAGAGCACAGATTGGGTCAGCTTCACACACCTTTACTATGGCTCCTGCACCTCTGAATCCCATGCAAACCCCCTTTCCTGTGTTTCCGTACCCTACCACTACCACTTGACGGCCTCCCAAAAGCACTCCTTCAACTCCTCTGTGCATTCCGTCAATTGAGCTATATCTTGCCCCGTAgttattatcaaatttagtCTTGCAAACTACATCATTTGTTGAGTATATTGGAAACAGTAACCCGTGGCTTTTGTACAGTTTTCTCATCTCAGTTAGGCCACTCGTTGTCTCTTCCGACAATCCCACAGTTctttttactaaattagTGAAGAAATCTGGCTTTTTAGTGACCAAATGGTTCAAAAAGTTCAGCAGTGCCCTGGTATCATTATCACTTGGTTCCAAAACTGAAAGGTCGTACAATTGGCCCTTCTCTCTATACATATCCTCCAACCTTTTCCCATAATGAATCATGTTATATGAACAACATCCATCATCCACCAATAACAATGGCATTGAGGTGTCTGGCCAATTTAGTGATTGATACATACACCAAAAATACTCTTCAATGGTCTCAcctattattaatattatacactatCTAACTTATTAATGTAccaataatatactaaattatactatGATCACAATATAACAGTATAATACCTTTGTAACCGAAAAGAGTAACTTTGCCTTTGAACATTCTGTCTGCAGTAAAAATGGCTTGATTATTAGAGGAGTTTGGGTTTGAAGAACACCATCTCACCACTGCTCCTAGTTCTACCAGAGTACGTGCAAATGTCATTGTTTCCTTCGTCATGTGAAGACAACCTGAAATTTGAACTCCCTTGAACGGCTTCAAATGGGCGTGATTTTTCATCACATTAACCAGTCCAGGGCATTCCTTCAAGCACAAATCAAGGACAAAAATCCCTGTATCTCCATAGTCATCCCCCTTGTAGTAGGTTTTACTCCAGGGTTCCAAGTCATTCCAAAGCTCAAGCATATTCCCTCAATATCAAATGTTAAAACTTCACTGAAAGTACAGAAAGTATTATTAATGTAACAAATCTAccaaaaaacaaaaattaaaccaaaaaatattaaaaatattacagaaaaatgtgaaaagATGGTACAAACACAAGTAAACGAATTAATTAGTGGAAATTGCCATATTAAATCTTAATTAAGGGatagttaattaatatacaaaagtATATAGGCCCACAATATGCGAAATAATGGAATTATCTCAGATAATAACAACATCGATACTAAATGGGGTCTTGAGAATAATAGAATAGAATAACAAAGAAAATTGAGTGGTAATACACAAATTTTCTTTATTCCTATAATTAcatattacattatcatTATGTTTTTTGATTAGACCACAAAGAAGGCTTTTTATCAGACTCCATTTTAACaactcatttttatagttCACTATTTTTAGTTAACATAcctatttaataatatttgttacatataattagttttattttgtaacttatttttcacttatataatattattccaATCTTCCTCCTATTTTTAAGGTCTATTGACTGAttcttatttattttctatTCTAGATTCCTTATTCATGTACATTATAAACTATTATACCAAATACACTTTAACTTATgaacatttttataattattttaacgtTTTTCtttaatgtgtaggatGGAACTTTCAATAATGGCATTAATTACTCATgataatgaaaattttcattcTTAAGAAAATTCTGCGctaattttcaaattattcatgtcaattaattcatttattacatttaaaCACTACATGATTAGTTATATGTGAATAACCAAGTAATGTGAGTTGGTACAGAGAGGTATAGACATGCCGCGGCGCACCTGGATGCATTTCTCTCTGTAC
The Theileria parva strain Muguga chromosome 3 map unlocalized ctg_530, whole genome shotgun sequence DNA segment above includes these coding regions:
- a CDS encoding Translation initiation factor eIF3 subunit family protein; its protein translation is MGDDLDHWDSYKDSDDDVFAPENDNNLDEISDRLKSQKLSEDSDLHFTNDLFAGYSKVKDESSDNLFSTNIKQMALADPYSQIELKCLKDCETLSKKLSQKIETSPAKSAVWLQFLDILLQSCEKKMELKDLQTYKRKVENFIKNKENAHRDKSLNKKKPNDVGTSKNYQDELDMLYGELSDTDEDDEFYYE
- the GWT1 gene encoding GWT1 family protein, which gives rise to MNFIKLLILHFCPINLFRLNMHEKYPHIFKFSLIEVFNKALAKDEKGYNVKFREFYEIPDKDDVHIFNYYRFEHYFNHNLKDKELSYSTLIQMNKHGCVYKTDVPVYRALNLFVEGKVLEHHYLYHTIIIIIVTTLSCLLSSVQISKNRGLQFLFTSLVIIVPHLFVMYLLNGIYVALVTVLLFSYFFVKYIWKKSWKNSIDDYERNGFVPYVHFSRGSLIVAIIIAILAVDNISFNQFMRKTYYDGFSAMDIGAGFFIAQTGASIALSRRQKTLWTIIKKNIIILVIAVVRTISVALLGYGVDEREYGIHWNFFYTLAITRIAVDIINQYCHEYVKYALPFLISIVYEIILVSTGAINKLPNLDRSNFIYANREGLLSIPNSISASLFVLLVTKASIYYYKRGKIFKTLISYFFSCFLFFTVANVLYFAKLKSSRSLGNFRYLMYVMFLYTFGLGSVVSFEIVYPRYKENDLINTIGRYPLVVYLVANLITGFVNMIFKPYLMPLPLFIIILFVYFYLSISPAYFFKKMKFKSMSQWI
- a CDS encoding S-adenosyl-L-homocysteine hydrolase family protein, with the translated sequence MLELWNDLEPWSKTYYKGDDYGDTGIFVLDLCLKECPGLVNVMKNHAHLKPFKGVQISGCLHMTKETMTFARTLVELGAVVRWCSSNPNSSNNQAIFTADRMFKGKVTLFGYKGETIEEYFWCMYQSLNWPDTSMPLLLVDDGCCSYNMIHYGKRLEDMYREKGQLYDLSVLEPSDNDTRALLNFLNHLVTKKPDFFTNLVKRTVGLSEETTSGLTEMRKLYKSHGLLFPIYSTNDVVCKTKFDNNYGARYSSIDGMHRGVEGVLLGGRQVVVVGYGNTGKGVCMGFRGAGAIVKVCEADPICALQCVMDGYQVVLLEDVVETADIFVTATGCIEVIRLHHVRRMKDGAILGNIGQGDREILIHEILKDPHLEITEVRKNVHHYKFKDLNKGVIILSYGRLYNLGCANGHPSLVMSMSFTTQFFALSQLLENKDTFDNKIHKMPKKLDEMVARYHLEAIGAKLTVLTDRQCEFLGIDKDGPYKHEDYKY